In Desulfovibrio litoralis DSM 11393, a genomic segment contains:
- a CDS encoding cytidylyltransferase domain-containing protein, with protein MNEITAILPMKGNSERVPNKNIRDFAGVPLFFHILDTLIDCKQITTILINTDSEKIADLAKNKEKVKIIERPNHLCGDTVPMNDIIAYDITHSNSEHFLQTHSTNPLLTKNSIEQSIHKYFKKLNEFDSLFSVTKWQTRFYWENGNPVNHNPNELLRTQDLPALYEENSCIYLFSKESFKAANNKRIGNKAQIFTLGQLESVDIDEEEDFILAELLAIQKKNKR; from the coding sequence TTGAACGAGATCACAGCAATACTACCCATGAAAGGCAACTCAGAGAGAGTACCAAATAAAAATATCCGTGATTTTGCGGGGGTTCCATTATTTTTTCACATTTTGGATACTCTTATTGATTGTAAACAAATTACGACAATATTAATCAACACAGATAGTGAAAAAATTGCAGATTTAGCTAAAAACAAAGAAAAAGTGAAGATAATAGAAAGGCCGAACCACTTATGCGGTGATACAGTACCTATGAATGATATTATTGCCTACGATATAACACATAGTAATAGTGAACATTTTTTACAAACGCATTCTACTAATCCTTTATTAACAAAAAATTCCATAGAACAAAGTATCCATAAATATTTTAAGAAATTAAATGAATTTGACTCTCTTTTTTCTGTAACCAAATGGCAAACAAGATTTTACTGGGAAAATGGTAATCCTGTAAATCATAATCCGAACGAATTATTGAGAACTCAAGACTTACCAGCACTATATGAAGAAAATTCTTGTATTTATTTATTTTCAAAAGAATCGTTTAAAGCTGCCAATAATAAAAGAATAGGCAATAAAGCTCAGATATTTACTCTTGGACAGTTAGAGTCTGTAGACATAGATGAAGAAGAAGACTTTATTTTAGCCGAGCTTTTAGCAATACAGAAAAAAAATAAGAGATAA
- a CDS encoding glycosyltransferase family 2 protein: MNQEEQSIFQHIENTSMQNIYACNIFLQAQNALQQKDFILAYKLMNIYRNSILYNDLKTVDNRTNKNPKASVIVVAYNTQEDLITCLQSVMDGNEKDIEIIVVDNGKNDSVVPILLKMDILYIKTPINLILSEGRNIGVHFATAPICIFLDDDAIAPPNFVEKILDVLLDTNLSAIRGKILPKTTTAFQIAEPCYDLGDIPIPSVINTEGNSAWRTNIYKEFDGMDPLLFGHEGTELSYRIHQKYSKDATFYFPTIYIYHDSAHDEQKSVIKEARHQLMRKYLNWKKEQKVKIAQTIKQNTLVNLEQRYKKASQWRKVLSLCLLDPKRLKTNIYNKYIENTKRNSLEK; this comes from the coding sequence ATGAATCAAGAAGAGCAAAGCATATTTCAACATATTGAAAATACTTCTATGCAAAATATATATGCGTGTAATATTTTTTTACAAGCACAAAACGCATTACAACAAAAAGATTTTATTTTGGCGTATAAATTAATGAATATATACAGAAATAGTATATTATACAATGATTTAAAGACAGTAGACAACCGTACAAACAAAAATCCTAAAGCATCAGTTATTGTCGTTGCTTATAATACTCAAGAAGATTTAATTACTTGTTTACAATCTGTAATGGATGGAAATGAAAAAGATATTGAAATTATTGTAGTCGATAATGGCAAAAATGATTCTGTAGTGCCAATCTTATTAAAAATGGACATACTGTATATTAAAACGCCTATAAACCTTATACTATCAGAAGGGCGTAATATTGGAGTTCATTTTGCAACAGCACCTATTTGTATCTTTTTAGATGATGATGCTATTGCTCCGCCAAACTTTGTTGAAAAGATTTTAGATGTATTATTAGATACTAATCTATCTGCTATAAGAGGAAAAATATTACCTAAGACGACAACAGCGTTTCAAATAGCAGAACCTTGTTATGACCTTGGAGACATTCCTATTCCTTCGGTTATTAATACTGAAGGAAACTCAGCGTGGAGAACAAATATATACAAAGAATTTGACGGAATGGATCCATTACTATTTGGACATGAGGGAACAGAGTTATCTTATAGAATCCACCAAAAATATAGTAAAGATGCTACTTTTTATTTTCCAACCATATATATTTATCATGATTCTGCACATGATGAACAAAAAAGTGTGATAAAAGAAGCTAGGCATCAACTAATGCGTAAATATTTAAATTGGAAGAAAGAACAGAAAGTTAAAATAGCACAAACAATTAAGCAAAATACTCTTGTCAATTTAGAGCAACGTTATAAAAAAGCTTCTCAATGGCGTAAAGTATTATCCTTGTGCTTATTAGATCCTAAAAGGCTAAAAACAAATATATACAATAAATATATAGAAAATACTAAGAGAAATAGCCTTGAGAAATGA
- a CDS encoding FkbM family methyltransferase, with protein sequence MKWFNKILAKVDLALIKRSRITKTEDKLKELKNTLTLEQRLIFASLFNFAQIPQYNTQIALFLSKKELNNISQIMQKYPQCRLEKVIVVDATDNLPDVIPFSDQNGERSVSVGNITSLYNVGYLEFVFYNLDKSVQKCIIENDKANSFIINTSEEILALGKDKTFLPHHYLTWKSQFQSVYNLLKDESSKQNLVQIIKARTTGNPIYYIKDIYSAYCHPNVVLHQDDTLMCVGGNDIGIIKQAGKTIGDKGHIFSINAHLNNKEKFCGIENVTFINPATCCNHSLSSSDCVNNSFACIDLIMKEYKIDSLNFLKIDALGDELIVLESGIETLRNHLPNLAISIHYKPTHIFEIPLFIDKLNLGYKFYIGHHSETMLDTILYATVG encoded by the coding sequence ATGAAATGGTTTAACAAAATTTTAGCTAAGGTTGATTTAGCCTTAATAAAACGTAGTCGCATAACTAAAACTGAAGATAAATTAAAAGAGTTAAAAAACACTTTAACGCTAGAACAACGCCTTATTTTTGCCTCTTTATTTAACTTCGCTCAAATTCCGCAATATAACACTCAAATTGCACTTTTTTTAAGTAAAAAAGAGTTGAATAATATCTCTCAGATAATGCAGAAATACCCGCAATGCCGTCTAGAAAAAGTTATTGTTGTTGATGCTACTGATAACTTGCCTGATGTTATTCCTTTTAGTGATCAAAACGGTGAACGATCTGTTTCCGTTGGTAATATAACTTCTTTATACAATGTTGGTTACTTAGAATTTGTTTTTTATAATTTAGATAAATCGGTTCAAAAGTGCATTATTGAAAATGATAAAGCAAATTCTTTTATAATTAATACATCAGAAGAAATACTCGCTCTTGGTAAAGATAAAACATTTTTACCGCATCACTATTTAACATGGAAATCACAATTCCAATCAGTCTATAATTTGTTGAAAGATGAGAGTAGTAAGCAAAACCTGGTTCAAATAATAAAAGCAAGAACAACTGGTAATCCTATTTATTATATAAAAGATATATATTCTGCATATTGCCACCCAAATGTCGTTTTGCATCAAGATGATACTTTGATGTGTGTTGGGGGTAATGATATTGGCATAATAAAACAAGCTGGTAAAACTATTGGTGATAAAGGTCATATTTTTTCCATTAATGCTCATTTGAATAATAAAGAAAAATTTTGTGGTATAGAGAATGTTACATTTATAAACCCAGCAACATGTTGCAACCACAGTCTTTCTTCTAGTGATTGTGTTAATAATAGCTTCGCTTGCATTGATTTAATTATGAAAGAATATAAGATTGACTCGTTAAATTTTCTTAAGATAGATGCTTTGGGCGATGAATTAATCGTTTTAGAGAGTGGTATAGAAACCCTAAGAAATCATCTTCCAAACCTAGCCATTTCAATACATTATAAGCCAACACATATTTTTGAGATTCCACTATTTATAGATAAATTGAATTTAGGCTATAAATTTTATATCGGACATCATTCAGAAACAATGTTGGATACTATTCTATATGCTACAGTTGGGTAA